One genomic region from Pigmentibacter ruber encodes:
- a CDS encoding carboxymuconolactone decarboxylase family protein translates to MLNWEEYRKEIAERVKILAKHSPETIKGYKTLTDAGKSTNHLTPKIRELIGIAVAVTTRCDGCISVHTKEALKHGATLDEISEALGVAIALNAGAAMVYAARVMDAVADHTK, encoded by the coding sequence ATGCTAAATTGGGAAGAATATCGCAAAGAAATAGCAGAAAGAGTTAAAATATTAGCCAAACACAGTCCAGAAACAATTAAAGGCTATAAGACACTTACTGATGCTGGAAAATCAACTAATCATTTAACTCCTAAAATTCGTGAGTTAATTGGCATTGCAGTTGCTGTTACCACTAGATGCGATGGTTGCATATCTGTTCATACAAAAGAGGCGTTAAAGCATGGTGCAACGTTAGATGAAATTTCTGAAGCTCTTGGAGTTGCAATTGCACTTAATGCAGGGGCAGCTATGGTGTATGCCGCTCGTGTTATGGATGCAGTTGCTGATCACACGAAATAA
- a CDS encoding protoglobin domain-containing protein: MNDEYNEYLKNYFINSPIAEFEKYLNFDEKKKETAKKLSSILKENIESVLKDFYDFNLNNEKTKKFFHGSAEVERLMKTNRNYIPYLFSGPFDIEYYSEKIKIGYLHFKRGIPNDAYLASLGTLSSAINKIWKTKFSDIIELFEAQSITTDLLFIEVYFTINTYYSFLEKKLVNEETKVKEILNNIKDAYFIIDKNLIVSDVVSRSCHIIFETDIAGKDFPTVFTDPRVKRGDILVLAIKQYFENLFNLESIFNMFPSTIEFYNKTLKLSYTPILNINKKPEKIVICATDISEHIKNQQVIEDNNAKNISLIKIIKQKNEFENMLKTIATKNITLLDCDDIATGKTILHEYKNLFASFGLLHISSLISNLELELLAKEHVEKFNVKEFLSLSCCMISDLLKKYLEENYDILGIAS; this comes from the coding sequence ATGAATGACGAATATAATGAATATTTGAAAAATTATTTTATCAATAGTCCTATTGCTGAGTTTGAAAAATATTTAAACTTTGATGAGAAAAAAAAAGAAACAGCAAAAAAACTGAGTTCTATTTTAAAAGAAAATATAGAAAGCGTATTAAAAGACTTCTATGACTTTAATTTAAATAATGAAAAAACCAAAAAATTTTTTCATGGTAGTGCAGAAGTAGAGCGCTTAATGAAAACTAATCGAAATTATATACCATATTTATTCTCTGGACCATTTGATATAGAATATTACTCTGAAAAAATAAAAATTGGATATTTACACTTTAAACGGGGAATACCCAATGATGCTTACTTAGCTTCCTTAGGTACTCTAAGTTCAGCAATAAATAAAATTTGGAAAACAAAATTTTCGGATATAATAGAATTGTTTGAGGCACAATCTATTACCACTGATTTATTATTTATTGAAGTTTACTTTACTATTAATACTTACTATTCATTTTTAGAGAAAAAACTTGTAAATGAAGAAACAAAAGTAAAAGAAATTTTAAATAATATAAAAGATGCATACTTTATAATTGATAAAAATTTAATAGTAAGTGATGTAGTCTCAAGATCATGTCATATTATTTTTGAAACAGATATAGCTGGAAAAGATTTTCCAACTGTATTCACAGATCCAAGAGTAAAAAGAGGTGACATATTAGTTTTAGCTATAAAACAATATTTCGAAAATTTATTTAATCTTGAATCAATTTTCAATATGTTTCCTTCTACTATTGAATTTTATAATAAAACCTTAAAATTATCTTATACACCTATTTTAAATATCAATAAAAAACCTGAAAAAATAGTAATTTGTGCTACAGATATATCAGAACATATAAAGAATCAGCAAGTCATAGAAGACAATAATGCTAAAAATATTTCTTTAATAAAAATTATAAAACAAAAAAATGAATTTGAAAATATGTTAAAAACAATAGCGACTAAAAACATTACTCTATTAGATTGTGATGACATAGCTACAGGTAAAACAATATTGCATGAATATAAAAATTTATTTGCAAGTTTTGGATTATTGCATATCTCATCGTTGATAAGCAATTTAGAGCTCGAATTACTTGCTAAAGAACATGTTGAAAAATTTAATGTAAAAGAGTTTTTATCCTTATCATGTTGCATGATTTCTGATCTATTGAAAAAATATTTAGAAGAAAATTACGATATTTTAGGAATTGCAAGTTGA
- a CDS encoding oxygen-binding di-iron domain-containing protein, giving the protein MLSKILYENENCKWIMLARDPQKKTNVIDTNEYAIIVNQEAILLDPGGIEIFPMVLTSISEILDVKSIKAYLCSHQDPDVMSSLQLWLGLTPNAKVYMSWLWAGFIAHFGGEYVKNFVTLPDEGLALDFNQRKFEFVPAHYCHSSGNFHFFDPEAKILFSGDMGAALVPLDYPTVVEDFKEHIKYMEKFHQRWMPSNTAKNKWVQRVRKLNPSLLCPQHGSVFAGENVQLFLDWLEDLEVGKAK; this is encoded by the coding sequence ATGCTGTCTAAAATCTTGTACGAAAATGAGAATTGTAAATGGATCATGCTAGCAAGAGATCCGCAAAAAAAGACGAACGTCATTGATACAAATGAATATGCCATTATTGTAAATCAAGAGGCAATTTTACTAGATCCGGGTGGAATTGAAATATTTCCTATGGTTTTGACTTCCATTTCAGAAATACTAGATGTCAAAAGTATTAAAGCATATTTGTGCAGTCATCAAGATCCTGATGTCATGTCCTCATTGCAATTGTGGTTGGGTCTTACTCCTAATGCTAAAGTGTATATGTCATGGCTTTGGGCTGGATTTATTGCACATTTTGGTGGAGAATATGTAAAAAATTTTGTTACTTTACCAGATGAAGGACTTGCTCTAGATTTCAATCAAAGAAAATTTGAATTTGTACCAGCTCATTACTGCCATTCTTCGGGCAATTTTCATTTTTTTGATCCTGAAGCAAAAATATTATTTAGTGGAGATATGGGCGCAGCTTTAGTTCCGCTAGACTATCCAACAGTGGTAGAAGATTTTAAAGAGCATATTAAATATATGGAAAAGTTCCATCAACGTTGGATGCCATCAAATACTGCAAAAAATAAATGGGTTCAAAGAGTCAGAAAATTAAATCCTAGTTTACTTTGTCCGCAACATGGGTCTGTATTTGCAGGAGAAAATGTCCAACTTTTTTTGGATTGGCTTGAAGATCTTGAAGTTGGAAAAGCAAAATAA
- a CDS encoding methyl-accepting chemotaxis protein, whose amino-acid sequence MEESNLENILTKMLTSEKKVEELSVALSKIEKMVFTVRDISTKTDLLSLNASIEAVRAGQSGKGFAVVADEVARLAEKTQDSISEIETAVELFRDGFESLREFFVETKDMVKATKQKKVI is encoded by the coding sequence ATGGAAGAAAGTAATTTAGAAAATATTTTGACAAAAATGCTGACATCAGAAAAAAAAGTTGAAGAATTATCTGTTGCTTTGAGTAAAATTGAAAAAATGGTTTTCACAGTACGTGATATCTCAACAAAGACTGATTTGCTTTCCTTAAATGCTTCCATCGAAGCTGTAAGAGCTGGACAATCTGGTAAAGGGTTTGCTGTTGTAGCTGATGAGGTTGCCCGTTTAGCTGAAAAAACACAAGATTCTATTTCAGAAATAGAAACTGCTGTTGAGTTATTTCGAGATGGCTTTGAGAGCTTACGGGAATTTTTTGTAGAAACAAAAGACATGGTTAAAGCAACAAAGCAAAAAAAAGTTATTTGA